From one Pagrus major chromosome 21, Pma_NU_1.0 genomic stretch:
- the cyp7b1 gene encoding cytochrome P450 7B1, producing the protein MSPLLLLLLGLLSLIICVLRARKRRDDEPPLINGWIPFLGKALEFGRDAYTFLEEQKKKFGDIFTVHIAGKYMTFIMDPLLYPSVIKQGRQLDFHQFSDKVAPIVFGYPPVMNRKSPGLHDEIIRSFQLLQGDNLTSLTESMMGNLMLVFRQDHLSERPGEEVGWRSGSMYDFCNSVMFEATFLTLYGKPASASRHSEMVVMRENFVRFDTMFPLLVAEVPIWLLRQTRVIREKLINYFLPHRMSCWLNTSRFIRRRLELLDQYDTLRDVDKAAHHFAILWASVGNTVPASFWAMYYLVSHPEALEVVRQEIHDVLKLSGAEFSSDKDVMFSKEQLDKLVYLESSINESLRLSSASMNIRVAQEDFSLRLDGERSAAVRKGDIIVLYPQSLHMDPEIYDEPQTFRFDRYIQDGREKTDFYKDGQKLRYYRMPFGSGSSMCPGRYFAVNEIKQFLCLLLLYFDLQLVEGQTRVTVDCGRAGLGILLPSTDVRFRYRLHTV; encoded by the exons ATGtccccgctgctgctgctgctgctcggccTGCTGTCCCTCATCATCTGCGTCCTCCGCGCCCGGAAGAG gagAGACGACGAGCCTCCGCTGATTAACGGCTGGATTCCTTTCCTTGGGAAGGCTCTGGAGTTTGGAAGAGATGCCTACACGTTTCTtgaagagcagaagaagaagtttgGAGACATCTTTACCGTTCACATAGCAG GTAAATACATGACCTTCATCATGGATCCTTTATTGTATCCAAGCGTCATCAAACAGGGCCGCCAGCTGGACTTCCATCAGTTCTCGGACAAGGTGGCGCCCATTGTTTTCGGCTACCCCCCTGTCATGAACAGGAAGTCACCCGGCCTGCACGATGAGATCATCCGCTccttccagctcctccagggAGACAACCTCACCTCCCTGACAGAGAGCATGATGGGTAACCTGATGCTGGTGTTTCGTCAGGACCACCTAAGCGAGCGGCCGGGGGAGGAGGTTGGCTGGAGGAGCGGCAGCATGTATGACTTCTGTAACTCGGTCATGTTCGAGGCCACCTTCCTCACCCTCTATGGCAAGCCAGCATCCGCCAGCCGCCACAGCGAGATGGTGGTGATGAGGGAGAACTTTGTCAGGTTTGACACCATGTTTCCGCTACTCGTCGCTGAGGTCCCCATCTGGCTACTGAGGCAGACCAGGGTCATCCGCGAGAAGCTGATCAACTACTTCCTGCCTCACAGGATGTCGTGTTGGTTGAACACGTCACGCTTCATCAGGAGACGGTTGGAGCTTTTGGACCAGTACGACACACTGAGAGACGTCGATAAAGCAG CTCATCACTTCGCCATCCTCTGGGCATCAGTGGGGAACACGGTCCCCGCCTCCTTCTGGGCCATGTATTACCTGGTGAGTCACCCTGAGGCGCTGGAGGTCGTCCGACAGGAGATCCACGACGTCCTGAAGCTCAGCGGAGCTGAGTTCAGCAGCGACAAAGACGTGATGTTTAGCAAAGAACAGCTGGACAAGTTGGTGTATCTGG AGAGCTCCATCAACGAGAGCCTCCGTCTGTCTTCGGCCTCCATGAACATCCGTGTTGCTCAGGAGGACTTCAGTCTGCGGCTGGACGGCGAGCGCTCGGCGGCCGTAAGGAAAGGAGACATCATCGTCCTCTACCCTCAGAGTTTACACATGGACCCCGAGATCTACGACGAGCCACAG ACTTTCCGGTTTGACCGCTACATCCAGGACGGCAGAGAGAAGACGGACTTCTACAAGGACGGCCAGAAGCTAAGGTATTACCGCATGCCATTTGGCTCTGGCTCCTCCATGTGTCCCGGGCGATACTTTGCCGTGAATGAGATCAAACAGTtcctgtgtctgctgctgctttactTCGACCTGCAGCTGGTGGAGGGTCAGACCAGAGTCACAGTGGACTGTGGCAGAGCCGGACTGGGCATCCTCCTGCCCTCCACAGACGTACGCTTCCGCTACAGACTGCATACAGTCTGA